One window of Mixophyes fleayi isolate aMixFle1 chromosome 3, aMixFle1.hap1, whole genome shotgun sequence genomic DNA carries:
- the LOC142143242 gene encoding LOW QUALITY PROTEIN: uncharacterized protein LOC142143242 (The sequence of the model RefSeq protein was modified relative to this genomic sequence to represent the inferred CDS: inserted 2 bases in 1 codon) encodes MTTQLRLLSYQDLIAPDQMMIRMACQEQEDRLRGRSAADPCLPGRRRREQLQLKKPSSPRDLLQQKKSLLFSGSPCSSLPSGRIPALLLPPWKKIALQTSLSAPGRARKMASAAAAPASTPAKKGGKTTAPKPLPVAGTSASTAPATAGQVKPSQDTPQKTPTLEPWMRQTVVLKLKEVEGRVPDMTAETFGKKMILDQGFSKAETLSVQNYLKGIWYIPFASIAICKRYWEAVKTARPXSPFSRFVGNCPIQREERRVTVSMRNPYTPGKDIATFLSRFCSVIKDPSKILDVNGFWTGKWSIIIRLRKDNSANDGLQHLPSCFALGGSAGLLHYADQPRNCRKCGEADHMARSCKVSACRNCKVAGHETKDCPRKLSYNLCGLASHIYRDCPQRARTYAAAAGKEPLEGGPAPALQPKPAQRKQQKPIPQPRVGKNSSTPVVTAPPSCPVVTTPPPSPVVALTLSTATAAPSLSLEDFPPLVSAVEENKLRRKRKELDSPAGDSYPSKKKAVELEEDLLPAGGALEEMVDELLDYKEEGEEYLHLPHICLYDQLEERGLLPPDGHGQTGPSPTGQGG; translated from the exons ATGACCACACAGTTGCGCTTGTTATCATACCAAGATCTGATAGCTCCTGATCAGATGATGATCAGGATGG CCTgccaggagcaagaagaccgaCTCCGGGGAAGAAGCGCTGCTGATCCCTGCTTGCCGGGAAGAAGACGTCGGGAGCAACTCCAGCTGAAGAAGCCTTCCTCTCCTCGGGACCTGCTCCAGCAGAAGAAGAGcctcctcttcagcggaagcccctgctcctctctgcccagcGGGAGGATACCTGCACTGCTCCTTCCACCCTGGAAGAAAATCGCCCTCcagaccagcctctctgccccaggAAGAGCCAGGAAGATGGCCTcagctgctgcagctcctgcctccacccctgcgaagaagggaggaaagaccaCTGCACCGAAGCCTCTCCCCGTGgccggaacctctgcctccactgCCCCTGCTACTGCTGGACAAGTGAAGCCCAGCcaggacaccccccagaagactcccactctggaaccctggatgaggcagaccgtcGTCCTGAAGTTGAAGGAGGTggaaggaagggtcccagacatgacggcTGAGACTTTCGGGAAGAAGATGATCCTCgaccagggcttctccaaggctgaaaccctcagtGTGCAGAACTACCTGAAGGGGATCTGGTACATCCccttcgcctccattgccatctgtaagaggtactgggaggcagtgaagactgcgagacc gtctcccttctcccgcttcgtggggaactgccccatccagagagaggagagaagagtcacgGTCTCCATGAGGAATCCTTACACCCCTGGTAAAgacatcgctaccttcctgagccgcttctgctccgtgatcaaggacccctccaagatcctggatgtcaacggtttctggacaggcaagtggtccatcatTATCAGGCTGAGGAAAGACAACTCTGCAAATGACGGtctccaacacctgccatcatgctttgccctgggcggctctgccggccttctccactatgccgatcagccgaggaactgcaggaagtgcggggaagctgaccacatggcgagaagctgcaaagtttcagcctgcaggaactgcaaggtggcgGGGCACGAGACCAAGGACTGCCCACGAAAATTGTCCTACAACCTCTgtggcctggccagccacatctacagggactgcccaCAGAGGGCCAGAACCTACGCTGCAGCTGCTGGGAAAGAACCGCTGGAAGGTGGACctgcccctgccctgcagcccaagccagcccagaggaagcaacagaagcccaTACCGCAGCCACGAGTTGGTAAGAACTCTtccacccctgttgtgacagcaccTCCCTCCTGTCCCGTTGTCAcaacaccccctccctcccctgtagTAGCACTAACCCTctccaccgctactgcagctccctccctttccctggaAGATTTTCCCCCTCTTGTCTCTGCAGTTGAAGAAAACAAGCTAAGGAGGAAGCGGAAAGAGCTAGACAGCCCAGCTGGCGACTCTTACCCTTCAAAGAAAAAAGCGGTCGAGCTCGAAGAGGACCTCCTCCCGGCAGGGGGGGCCCTGGAAGAGATGGTGGATGAGTTGCTGGACTACaaggaggaaggggaggaatACCTGCATCTGCCCCACATCTGCCTCTACGACCAGCTTGAGGAGAGAGGTCTGCTCCCACCCGATggacacgggcagaccggaccaagtcccaccggGCAAGGAGGGTAA